One window from the genome of Treponema sp. OMZ 838 encodes:
- the tuf gene encoding elongation factor Tu, with product MAKEKFERTKVHMNVGTIGHVDHGKTTLSAAITTHCAKKYGDKLLKYDEIDNAPEEKARGITINTRHLEYQSDKRHYAHIDCPGHADYVKNMITGAAQMDGAILVVSAPDSVMPQTKEHILLARQVGVPSIIVFLNKVDLVDDPELIELVEEEVRETLESYGFPRDTPIIKGSAFKALADGASVEDTACIDELLKTMDSYFVDPVRDDAKPFLMPIEDIFTISGRGTVVTGRIERGVINLNEEVEIVGIKPTKKTVVTGIEMFNKLLDQGMAGDNVGLLLRGIDKKEVERGQVLAKPGTIQPHTKFEAQIYVLSKDEGGRHSPFFSGYRPQFYFRTTDITGTVTLPQGVDMVKPGDNTKIIGELIHPIAMDKGLKLAIREGGRTIASGQVTEILA from the coding sequence ATGGCAAAGGAAAAGTTCGAGAGAACAAAAGTTCACATGAATGTTGGTACCATCGGTCACGTTGACCATGGTAAGACAACTCTTTCGGCAGCGATCACTACTCATTGTGCAAAGAAGTATGGTGATAAGCTTCTTAAATATGATGAGATTGATAATGCGCCGGAGGAAAAGGCTCGCGGTATTACTATTAATACTCGTCACTTGGAGTATCAGTCCGACAAGCGCCACTATGCTCACATTGACTGTCCCGGACACGCTGACTATGTTAAGAACATGATCACCGGTGCTGCTCAGATGGATGGTGCAATCCTTGTTGTTTCTGCTCCGGACTCGGTTATGCCTCAGACTAAAGAACATATTCTGCTTGCTCGTCAGGTTGGTGTTCCTTCTATTATCGTTTTCCTTAATAAGGTTGACCTTGTTGATGATCCTGAACTTATCGAATTGGTAGAAGAAGAAGTTCGCGAAACTCTTGAGTCTTACGGCTTCCCCCGCGATACGCCGATTATCAAAGGTTCCGCATTTAAGGCATTGGCTGACGGCGCTTCCGTTGAAGATACTGCTTGTATCGATGAATTGCTGAAGACTATGGATAGCTACTTTGTTGATCCTGTCCGTGATGATGCAAAGCCCTTCTTGATGCCGATTGAAGATATCTTCACGATTTCCGGACGTGGTACTGTTGTTACCGGACGTATCGAGCGCGGTGTTATCAATCTTAACGAAGAAGTCGAAATCGTCGGTATTAAGCCGACGAAGAAAACCGTTGTTACCGGTATCGAAATGTTCAACAAGCTGCTTGATCAGGGTATGGCCGGTGATAACGTCGGTCTCTTGCTCCGCGGTATTGATAAGAAAGAGGTTGAAAGAGGTCAGGTATTGGCTAAGCCGGGTACTATTCAGCCGCACACTAAATTTGAAGCGCAAATTTACGTTCTTTCTAAGGATGAAGGCGGTCGTCACAGCCCGTTCTTCTCGGGTTATCGCCCGCAGTTCTATTTCAGAACAACCGATATTACCGGAACCGTTACGCTGCCTCAGGGCGTTGATATGGTTAAGCCGGGTGATAATACCAAGATTATCGGTGAGCTGATCCATCCTATCGCTATGGATAAGGGTCTTAAGCTTGCTATTCGTGAAGGCGGCCGGACTATCGCCTCCGGACAGGTTACGGAGATTTTAGCGTAA
- a CDS encoding DUF4139 domain-containing protein: MKNMICMILSAACIVGVAADPAKNFSGDDIPLKKVTLYSSGVAHYMHEGTVSGSGNIELLFSPAQINDVLKSLVVTDPGAKNLAVNYQSEDTLRKTLESLKIDLSAATTLYDILKAQKGAEVELFTPHQITGKILSVDKNSSKETDSFFISLAAKDGIHLIAFSDIQSFKFTDARRNEDLNTALALILDASAKNRKKLDIKIDAQGERKIGLSYVMEAPVWKASYRLDMGTDKAVFQAWAIVDNSTDLDWKNITLTLTTGRPVGFTQNLYAPYYTYRPEVPLAIAQTAKAETFASADTGVEYAAAMPLAENRSMMMMKKEASRYASEAYDEAEYQDLQEKNTSAYFENQAEAGNAGEMFAFTPSKPITLERQQSTMIPLTLASLPAEKYSVFSSIPYNERVNPKFCISIENTSGLKLPAGPITVLDGGEYSGDALLEFLPEAEKRLIAYGDDIEVTGSKRADSTRTIETIKMADGVMTTSYRQVQSTIYLIRNTNKKERTVIVEHAKNTGFELTSKQALAETTANKYRFKFKAAGNTGTELKVEEARTYQSTQKIFDMNSNTFISYTTNSEIPEKVRKAFASIITEKEKVTAAEKALKTLQDRQTEIGKEQDRVRRNLEAVGSESQQGRAFLTKLLKLETELDNLKTDIADATEQLNKAQQKFTAFVKNIRIE, encoded by the coding sequence ATGAAGAATATGATTTGTATGATTTTATCTGCTGCTTGTATAGTCGGTGTCGCAGCCGACCCTGCGAAAAACTTTAGCGGAGACGATATTCCGCTTAAAAAGGTAACACTCTATTCGTCAGGCGTTGCGCACTATATGCATGAGGGGACTGTTTCCGGTTCAGGGAATATAGAGCTATTATTTTCACCCGCTCAAATTAACGATGTGCTAAAGTCTCTTGTCGTTACTGATCCCGGTGCAAAAAACTTAGCAGTCAATTATCAGTCCGAAGACACGCTGAGGAAAACGCTGGAAAGTTTAAAAATCGACCTTTCCGCCGCTACAACGCTCTACGATATTTTAAAAGCGCAAAAGGGCGCCGAAGTGGAACTGTTTACGCCTCATCAAATTACCGGAAAGATTTTGAGCGTCGATAAAAACAGCTCAAAAGAAACGGACTCTTTCTTTATTTCGCTTGCAGCGAAAGACGGGATCCACCTTATCGCTTTTTCGGACATTCAATCCTTTAAATTTACCGATGCCAGACGAAATGAAGATTTAAACACTGCTTTGGCGCTCATCCTCGACGCTTCGGCAAAGAACCGCAAAAAACTGGACATTAAAATCGATGCGCAAGGTGAGCGGAAGATCGGTCTTTCTTATGTTATGGAAGCGCCGGTATGGAAAGCAAGCTATCGGCTCGATATGGGTACCGATAAAGCAGTGTTTCAGGCATGGGCGATTGTCGACAATTCAACCGACCTCGACTGGAAGAATATTACACTCACCCTCACAACGGGAAGACCGGTCGGTTTTACGCAAAACCTCTATGCGCCTTACTATACCTATCGCCCCGAAGTACCGCTTGCAATTGCGCAAACTGCGAAAGCGGAAACATTTGCCTCGGCTGATACGGGTGTCGAATATGCCGCAGCTATGCCTCTCGCAGAAAACCGGTCGATGATGATGATGAAAAAAGAAGCGTCTAGATATGCATCCGAAGCGTATGATGAAGCGGAATATCAAGACTTACAGGAAAAAAATACTTCAGCCTATTTTGAAAATCAAGCTGAGGCCGGTAATGCGGGAGAAATGTTTGCCTTTACGCCGTCAAAACCGATTACACTTGAGCGGCAGCAAAGCACGATGATTCCCCTCACCCTAGCATCTCTTCCTGCGGAAAAGTATTCGGTATTTTCTTCCATTCCATATAACGAGCGTGTTAATCCGAAATTCTGTATCAGTATTGAAAACACATCGGGCTTAAAACTGCCGGCCGGCCCCATTACGGTTCTTGACGGGGGGGAATATTCAGGCGATGCTCTTTTGGAGTTTTTACCCGAAGCCGAAAAACGCCTGATTGCTTACGGAGACGATATTGAAGTAACCGGTTCAAAGCGAGCCGACTCCACAAGGACGATTGAAACCATAAAGATGGCTGACGGAGTGATGACAACTTCGTACCGGCAAGTCCAAAGCACGATCTATTTGATACGAAACACCAATAAGAAAGAGAGAACCGTTATTGTTGAACACGCAAAGAACACAGGGTTTGAACTGACATCAAAACAAGCTCTTGCGGAAACGACTGCAAACAAATACCGGTTTAAGTTTAAAGCTGCAGGCAATACCGGTACCGAGTTAAAAGTAGAAGAAGCTCGCACCTATCAATCAACTCAAAAAATATTCGATATGAATTCAAACACATTCATTTCCTACACGACCAATTCCGAAATTCCCGAAAAAGTACGGAAGGCATTTGCGTCTATTATAACGGAAAAAGAAAAGGTTACCGCGGCGGAAAAAGCCTTGAAGACTTTGCAAGATCGTCAGACGGAAATCGGAAAGGAACAAGACCGTGTACGGAGGAATCTTGAGGCAGTCGGTTCGGAAAGCCAGCAAGGCAGAGCGTTCTTAACCAAGCTGCTCAAGCTCGAAACCGAACTGGATAACCTCAAAACAGACATTGCTGACGCAACGGAACAGCTCAACAAAGCGCAGCAAAAATTTACCGCATTCGTAAAGAATATTCGGATTGAATAG